Proteins from a genomic interval of Mycobacterium conspicuum:
- a CDS encoding sulfotransferase family protein codes for MTFAADELEEGACAATGLDDFGSPYYREGLERIVEALNTEADLNEMGRVIQHATISNALIQRLKIEDTYRQHPEIDDEEVGGPVFVIGLPRTGTTALSQLVAADPQFRSLRTWESQAPTPPPEAATQHTDPRIAQAEAGLKMLDEMFPLMKTMHNAEATSATECQDLMGMSFRTFHFDGVVRAPAYLAWLMACDMRETYTFHRRVLRLLQWHCPPVLWHLKTPVHMFSLDALVEAYPHAKFLWSHRDPAKVMGSVCSLIRYVRSWSSDRDDAKELGAEQLDSWTEAVRRAMDFRRRFGDDRFVDVSFADLQTDPVATLQASYESLGLTFTDDSLRAVTRWARGHKPGSRGTHDYDLADYGLTPEGVRERFADYLATYDATA; via the coding sequence ATGACGTTCGCCGCCGATGAGCTGGAGGAAGGTGCCTGCGCCGCAACGGGTCTGGACGATTTCGGCTCGCCGTACTATCGCGAGGGCCTCGAACGCATCGTCGAGGCACTCAACACCGAGGCGGACCTCAACGAGATGGGGCGGGTCATTCAGCACGCGACCATCAGCAACGCCCTGATACAGCGCCTCAAGATTGAGGACACCTACCGCCAGCACCCGGAGATCGACGACGAGGAGGTGGGCGGACCCGTCTTCGTGATCGGCCTGCCCCGGACCGGGACAACGGCGTTGAGTCAACTGGTGGCCGCCGACCCGCAGTTCCGCTCCCTGCGCACCTGGGAATCGCAGGCGCCCACGCCGCCGCCGGAAGCCGCCACCCAGCACACCGATCCGCGGATCGCGCAGGCCGAGGCCGGCCTGAAGATGCTCGACGAGATGTTCCCGCTGATGAAGACGATGCACAATGCCGAGGCGACGTCGGCCACCGAATGCCAGGACCTGATGGGCATGAGTTTCCGGACCTTCCATTTCGACGGGGTGGTCCGCGCGCCCGCCTACCTGGCGTGGCTGATGGCATGCGACATGCGCGAGACCTATACGTTTCACCGGCGAGTGCTCAGGCTGCTGCAATGGCATTGCCCGCCGGTGCTGTGGCACCTCAAGACGCCCGTGCACATGTTTTCCCTCGACGCGCTGGTCGAGGCCTATCCCCACGCCAAGTTCCTGTGGAGTCATCGCGATCCGGCCAAGGTGATGGGCTCGGTGTGCAGCCTGATCCGATACGTGCGCAGCTGGAGCAGCGACCGTGACGACGCCAAGGAACTCGGCGCCGAGCAGCTGGACAGCTGGACCGAAGCCGTCCGGCGGGCAATGGATTTCCGCCGCCGGTTCGGTGACGACCGGTTCGTTGACGTGTCCTTCGCCGATCTGCAGACCGACCCGGTGGCCACGCTGCAAGCCAGCTACGAGTCGCTGGGTTTGACCTTCACCGACGACAGCCTGCGGGCGGTCACGCGGTGGGCGCGCGGGCACAAACCCGGCTCCCGCGGCACGCACGACTACGACCTGGCCGACTACGGCCTCACCCCCGAAGGCGTGCGCGAGCGGTTCGCGGACTACCTGGCCACCTACGACGCCACCGCCTGA
- a CDS encoding SDR family NAD(P)-dependent oxidoreductase — MDLGFGGSTAVVTGGSKGMGLAVAETLAAEGASVAVMARGRDALDAAVIALREAGAPDAVGISVDMADARSIAHGFAEVAERWGRLNCLVHTIGPGDGYFEQLDDAGWDETFALGTMSGVRAIRGALPLLRSADWARIVTFAAHSIQRQNPRIVAYTASKAALASITKNLSKSLAAEGILVNCVCPGTIVTASFTENLKDVLAADGLDATNPVDVMTWIDKYFHQPCDLGRAGLPEEVASLTAYLASRANGYVTGATVNVDGGSDFV, encoded by the coding sequence ATGGATCTGGGTTTCGGTGGATCGACGGCCGTGGTCACCGGCGGCAGCAAGGGGATGGGGTTGGCCGTTGCGGAAACCCTTGCCGCTGAAGGGGCCAGCGTGGCGGTGATGGCCAGGGGCCGCGACGCGCTCGATGCCGCCGTGATTGCGCTGCGCGAGGCCGGCGCACCGGACGCCGTGGGTATCAGCGTCGACATGGCTGATGCGCGGTCCATCGCCCACGGGTTCGCCGAGGTGGCCGAGCGGTGGGGCCGGCTCAATTGCCTGGTCCACACGATCGGGCCCGGTGACGGCTATTTCGAGCAGCTGGACGACGCCGGGTGGGACGAAACCTTCGCGCTCGGCACGATGTCGGGGGTCCGCGCGATCCGCGGTGCGTTGCCGCTGCTGCGCTCGGCGGACTGGGCCCGCATCGTGACCTTCGCCGCACACTCGATTCAGCGCCAGAACCCGCGGATCGTCGCCTACACCGCATCGAAGGCCGCCCTGGCCAGCATCACCAAAAATCTGTCCAAAAGCCTTGCCGCCGAAGGTATCCTGGTGAACTGCGTCTGCCCCGGCACGATCGTCACCGCCAGCTTCACCGAAAACCTCAAAGACGTCCTCGCCGCCGATGGTCTCGACGCCACCAACCCCGTCGACGTCATGACCTGGATCGACAAATACTTTCACCAGCCCTGCGACCTCGGCCGCGCCGGACTGCCCGAAGAGGTCGCCTCCCTCACCGCGTACCTGGCGTCGCGCGCCAACGGGTATGTCACCGGGGCCACCGTCAACGTGGACGGCGGCTCGGACTTCGTGTAG
- a CDS encoding alpha/beta hydrolase translates to MRTMEYAPGRLADVFGDAVRPGQPPILLWHGMQADARAAVGPLAGLLAGHGATVVAPDWNSHARDGGRAELLQSVDFTRDCVNGADGIVLIGWSLGGAAAAGLTLDAARFDVTVTQTICLAGAFTYPDPISGRRPTVGPPSDGVGSPFTLLHGLADDAVPVQASQTFAADLEQAGWPVKLVELAADHGSIVGAEYDPVADRYAPATGGPALGVAAEVAARIAAALRYE, encoded by the coding sequence GTGCGGACGATGGAGTACGCCCCAGGGCGTTTGGCCGATGTCTTTGGCGATGCCGTCCGACCCGGGCAACCGCCGATCCTGCTGTGGCACGGCATGCAGGCTGATGCCCGTGCCGCCGTCGGGCCGCTCGCCGGCCTTCTCGCGGGCCACGGTGCGACGGTCGTGGCGCCGGATTGGAACTCGCATGCCCGCGACGGCGGGCGTGCGGAGCTGTTGCAATCGGTCGATTTCACCCGGGATTGCGTGAACGGCGCCGATGGCATCGTGCTCATCGGCTGGTCGCTGGGAGGTGCCGCCGCGGCGGGTCTGACGCTCGACGCCGCGCGCTTCGACGTGACCGTCACCCAGACGATCTGCCTGGCCGGCGCTTTCACCTACCCCGATCCGATCTCCGGTCGGCGGCCGACGGTCGGTCCACCGAGCGACGGCGTGGGTTCACCGTTCACGTTGCTGCACGGTCTCGCCGACGACGCGGTGCCGGTGCAAGCCAGCCAGACGTTCGCCGCCGACCTCGAACAGGCCGGCTGGCCGGTGAAGTTGGTGGAGTTGGCGGCCGATCACGGCTCGATCGTCGGGGCCGAGTACGACCCGGTCGCCGACCGCTACGCGCCGGCGACGGGCGGGCCGGCGCTGGGGGTGGCCGCCGAGGTCGCCGCTCGGATCGCCGCGGCGCTACGGTACGAATGA
- a CDS encoding TetR/AcrR family transcriptional regulator has translation MSAPRTRRREKLSPDPAMRREILAAASTVLREHGVGGLGIAAVLDRAGLSTRAFYRHFGSKEELVAAVFLESARAETRRLRRRMAAATTEIEAVTAWIDGRLDLAFDDSIGSDLRRLSLEAQSQSPGLVQPAYAEMLKPLRDALQRGRQAGVFHNIDPASDAQFIHGVVWAGINEHWATGACDRVELRERILIFCLRGLGVTRLSEGD, from the coding sequence GTGAGCGCACCCCGCACCCGGCGACGCGAGAAGCTCAGCCCGGACCCGGCCATGCGTCGCGAGATTCTCGCCGCCGCGTCAACAGTGTTGCGCGAGCACGGCGTCGGCGGCCTCGGCATCGCGGCGGTGCTGGACCGAGCGGGGCTGAGCACGCGCGCGTTCTATCGCCATTTCGGCTCCAAGGAAGAACTCGTTGCCGCGGTCTTCTTGGAGAGTGCGCGCGCCGAAACGCGGCGGCTGCGCCGCCGGATGGCCGCTGCCACAACGGAAATCGAGGCGGTGACCGCGTGGATCGACGGCCGGTTGGACTTGGCGTTCGACGACAGCATCGGATCCGATCTGCGCCGCCTGTCCTTGGAAGCGCAATCGCAATCTCCCGGCCTGGTTCAGCCCGCCTACGCCGAGATGCTCAAGCCGCTGCGCGACGCACTTCAGCGCGGCCGGCAGGCCGGGGTGTTCCACAACATCGACCCGGCGAGCGACGCCCAGTTCATCCACGGCGTGGTGTGGGCAGGCATCAACGAGCACTGGGCGACCGGTGCTTGCGACCGCGTTGAGCTGCGCGAGCGGATTCTGATTTTCTGTCTGCGCGGTTTGGGTGTGACGCGCTTGAGCGAAGGAGACTAG
- a CDS encoding FAD-dependent oxidoreductase encodes MDRRGGHAVVLGASMGGLLAARVLADFYDRVTVVERDTLPVGPVNRRGVPQGRLIHAVLARCTQVLDELFPGFVDELTAMGVESWDGDLSRLWLSVGGHQTVRSGRAPNAPVILFPSRPLLESTVRRRVQAIANVRFLEAHDVVGLRATPNHDRVTGVKVVDRAADRAATLSADLVVDATGRGSRTPVFLEELGFGRPPEDELTVQLAYACQSVRLKPGSVTEHLIGLFPEPGRPTMFGLVRNEDDTWMVAIGTMAGAEPPRRRAEMLEFAADFVPTHVLDALREAEPLGEVVHHRVPSNRWRRYDKMRRTPDGLLVMGDAVCSFNPVYGQGMTVAAIEATVLSECLHRGKRGLPRRFFRSSAKKIQVAWQTAVGSDLALPEVVGSRPVSMRITNALLEHVLTATEVDPVVAAQFMRITAMVDPPARLLRPSILLRVMRVMRTNSSRSAPGIAIPVSDNNIEALDAKQVSVEAS; translated from the coding sequence ATGGACAGGCGCGGCGGTCACGCGGTGGTGCTCGGCGCCAGCATGGGCGGCCTGTTGGCGGCCCGCGTGCTGGCCGACTTCTACGACCGGGTGACGGTGGTCGAGCGCGACACGCTGCCCGTCGGCCCGGTCAACCGGCGGGGCGTCCCGCAGGGCAGGCTGATCCACGCCGTGCTCGCGCGGTGCACGCAGGTCCTCGACGAACTCTTCCCTGGGTTCGTGGATGAACTCACGGCCATGGGCGTCGAGAGCTGGGACGGGGACCTGTCAAGGCTCTGGCTGTCTGTCGGGGGTCATCAGACGGTGCGTTCCGGTCGGGCACCGAACGCGCCGGTGATCCTGTTCCCGAGCCGTCCGCTGCTCGAAAGCACCGTGCGCCGGCGCGTGCAGGCGATCGCCAATGTGCGATTCCTGGAAGCCCATGACGTGGTGGGCCTGAGGGCGACGCCGAACCACGACCGGGTCACCGGGGTCAAAGTCGTGGACCGCGCCGCCGATCGCGCGGCGACCCTGTCCGCCGATCTCGTGGTCGACGCGACCGGTCGGGGGTCGCGGACGCCGGTCTTCCTCGAGGAGCTCGGCTTTGGCCGTCCCCCCGAGGATGAGCTGACGGTGCAGCTGGCTTACGCCTGCCAGTCCGTGCGCCTTAAACCGGGCTCCGTCACGGAGCACCTGATCGGCCTGTTCCCAGAGCCGGGACGGCCCACGATGTTCGGACTGGTCCGCAACGAGGACGACACCTGGATGGTGGCCATCGGAACCATGGCGGGCGCCGAGCCACCGCGCCGGCGCGCCGAGATGCTGGAATTCGCAGCAGATTTCGTTCCCACGCATGTGCTGGACGCGCTTCGCGAGGCCGAACCGCTCGGCGAGGTCGTTCATCATCGCGTTCCGTCGAACCGCTGGCGCCGCTACGACAAGATGCGGCGCACACCCGACGGTCTGCTCGTGATGGGAGACGCGGTGTGCAGCTTCAACCCCGTCTACGGACAGGGCATGACCGTGGCGGCGATCGAGGCGACCGTGCTGAGCGAATGCCTGCATCGCGGGAAACGCGGCCTGCCTCGGCGCTTTTTCCGCTCGAGCGCCAAGAAGATCCAGGTGGCCTGGCAGACCGCCGTCGGCTCCGACTTGGCCCTCCCGGAAGTGGTGGGATCGCGGCCGGTTTCGATGCGCATCACCAACGCGTTGTTGGAACACGTGCTGACCGCCACCGAGGTCGACCCCGTCGTGGCCGCGCAGTTCATGAGGATCACGGCGATGGTCGACCCACCGGCTCGGCTGCTGCGCCCGTCCATCCTGCTTCGCGTCATGCGAGTCATGCGCACCAACTCGTCGCGCAGTGCACCTGGAATAGCAATTCCTGTGTCGGATAACAACATTGAGGCACTCGACGCGAAGCAGGTTTCCGTCGAGGCGAGTTAG
- the cobN gene encoding cobaltochelatase subunit CobN, producing the protein MAEPTVLLLSTSDTDLISARSSGKNYRWANPSRLSEAELPDLLADAAIVVVRILGGYRAWQSGIDAVIARGIPTVLVSGEQAADAELTGLSTVAAGIAVQAHIYLAHGGVDNLRQLHAFLTDTVLMTGFGFTAPVVTPTWGVLERPETGATGPTIAVLYYRAQHLAGNTAYVESLCRAIEDAGARPLPVYCASLRTAEPELLGRLGDADAMVVTVLAAGGLKPAEAAAGGSDDGWNVEHLAALDIPILQGLCLTSARSQWSDNDDGLSPLDVASQVAVPEFDGRIITVPFSFKEIDDDGLISYVADAERCARVAGLAVRHARLRHVAPADKRVALVLSAYPTKHARIGNAVGLDTPASAVALLRAMREDGYRIGELPGVESNDGDALIHALIERGGQDPDWLTDTQLAGNPIRVSAKDYGEWFATLPAELTDAVTEHWGPPPGELFVDRTNDPDGEIVIAAMQAGNLVLLVQPPRGFGENPVAIYHDPDLPPSHHYLAAYHWLDAGFGAHAVVHLGKHGNLEWLPGKTLGMSAACGSDAALGNLPLVYPFLVNDPGEGTQAKRRAHAVLVDHLIPPMARAETYGDIARLEQLLDEHANVAALDPGKLPAIRQQIWTLIRAAKMDHDLGLTERPEEDSFDDMILHIDGWLCEIKDVQIRDGLHILGQRPTGEAELDLVLAILRARQLFGGEHVLPGLRQALGLAEDGSDERSSVDRAEAAARELVSALQASGWDPDAVERLTDNSDVAAVLRFAATEVVPRLAGTASEIEQVLRALDGHFIPSGPSGSPLRGLVNVLPTGRNFYSVDPKAIPSRLAWEAGVALADSLLERYRTDHGQWPQSVGLSVWGTSAMRTAGDDIAEVLALLGVRPVWDDASRRIVGVMPIPLDELGRPRIDVTVRISGFFRDAFPHLVTMLDDAVRLVAELDEPTGQNYVRAHAQADLAQHGDVRRSTTRIFGSKPGTYGAGLLQLIDSRNWRGDADLAEVYTAWGGFAYGRGLDGREAVDDMNRQYRRIAVAAKNTDTREHDIADSDDYFQYHGGMVATVRALTGQAPAAYIGDNTRPDAIRTRTLSEETTRVFRARVVNPRWMAAMRRHGYKGAFEMAATVDYLFGYDATAGVMADWMYEQLTERYVLDPENRKFMAESNPWALHGMAERLLEAAGRGMWAEPEPGTLDGLRQALLETEGDLEG; encoded by the coding sequence GTGGCTGAGCCGACCGTCCTGCTGCTGTCGACGTCCGACACCGACCTGATCAGCGCCCGATCCAGCGGCAAGAACTATCGGTGGGCCAACCCGTCGCGGCTGTCCGAGGCGGAGCTGCCCGACCTGCTCGCCGATGCGGCGATCGTGGTGGTCCGGATCCTGGGCGGCTACCGCGCCTGGCAAAGCGGCATCGACGCGGTGATCGCCCGGGGTATCCCGACCGTGCTGGTCAGTGGCGAGCAGGCGGCCGACGCCGAACTGACCGGCCTGTCCACGGTGGCGGCGGGCATCGCGGTGCAGGCGCACATTTATCTGGCGCACGGGGGCGTGGACAACCTGCGTCAGCTGCACGCCTTCTTGACCGACACCGTGCTGATGACCGGCTTCGGGTTCACCGCGCCCGTGGTGACCCCCACCTGGGGCGTGCTGGAGCGGCCCGAGACCGGCGCCACCGGCCCGACGATCGCCGTGCTGTACTACCGCGCGCAGCACCTGGCCGGCAACACCGCCTATGTCGAATCGCTGTGCCGGGCCATCGAGGATGCGGGGGCGCGGCCGCTGCCCGTCTACTGCGCGTCGCTGCGCACCGCCGAACCCGAGCTGCTGGGCCGGCTCGGTGACGCCGACGCGATGGTGGTCACCGTGCTGGCCGCCGGGGGACTGAAGCCCGCCGAAGCGGCGGCCGGTGGTTCCGACGACGGCTGGAACGTCGAACACCTTGCCGCCCTGGACATTCCGATCCTGCAGGGTTTGTGTCTGACCAGCGCCCGCAGCCAGTGGAGCGACAACGACGACGGCCTCAGCCCGCTTGACGTGGCCAGTCAGGTCGCCGTACCCGAGTTCGACGGCCGCATCATCACAGTTCCGTTCTCGTTCAAAGAGATTGACGACGACGGCTTGATCTCCTATGTCGCCGACGCGGAGCGCTGCGCGCGGGTCGCGGGGCTGGCGGTCCGGCACGCGCGGCTGCGGCACGTCGCGCCCGCCGACAAGCGGGTGGCCCTGGTGTTGTCCGCTTACCCGACCAAGCACGCGCGCATCGGCAACGCCGTTGGTTTGGACACCCCGGCCAGCGCGGTGGCGCTGCTGCGGGCCATGCGCGAGGACGGGTATCGAATCGGCGAGCTTCCCGGCGTTGAGTCCAATGATGGGGACGCGCTGATCCATGCCTTGATTGAACGCGGCGGGCAAGACCCCGACTGGCTGACCGATACGCAGCTGGCCGGCAATCCGATCCGGGTGTCCGCCAAGGATTATGGCGAGTGGTTCGCCACCCTTCCCGCCGAGCTCACTGATGCGGTGACCGAGCACTGGGGCCCGCCTCCCGGAGAGCTGTTCGTCGACCGCACCAACGATCCCGACGGCGAGATCGTCATCGCCGCAATGCAAGCCGGCAACCTGGTGCTGCTGGTTCAGCCGCCCCGCGGCTTCGGGGAGAACCCGGTCGCCATCTACCACGACCCGGACCTGCCACCCAGCCACCATTACCTGGCCGCCTACCACTGGCTGGATGCCGGCTTTGGCGCGCACGCCGTCGTACACCTGGGCAAGCACGGCAACCTGGAGTGGTTGCCGGGCAAGACGCTGGGCATGTCGGCGGCCTGCGGATCCGACGCGGCGCTGGGCAACCTTCCGCTGGTCTACCCGTTTTTGGTCAACGACCCCGGCGAGGGCACCCAGGCCAAGCGGCGGGCGCACGCCGTGCTGGTCGACCACCTGATCCCGCCGATGGCGCGCGCCGAAACCTACGGCGACATCGCCCGTTTGGAGCAGCTGCTGGACGAGCACGCCAACGTCGCTGCGCTGGATCCCGGCAAGCTGCCCGCCATCCGCCAGCAGATCTGGACGCTGATCCGGGCCGCCAAGATGGACCACGACCTGGGGCTGACCGAGCGGCCGGAAGAGGACTCGTTCGACGACATGATCCTGCACATCGACGGCTGGCTGTGCGAGATCAAGGATGTCCAGATCCGCGACGGCCTGCACATCCTCGGCCAAAGGCCAACGGGCGAAGCCGAACTCGACCTGGTGCTGGCCATCCTGCGGGCCCGCCAGTTGTTCGGCGGCGAGCATGTCCTGCCCGGCCTGCGGCAGGCGCTCGGTTTGGCCGAGGACGGCAGCGACGAGCGGTCTTCGGTCGACCGGGCCGAGGCCGCCGCGCGGGAGCTGGTTTCGGCGCTGCAGGCCAGCGGCTGGGACCCGGACGCGGTCGAGCGGCTCACCGACAACTCCGACGTCGCGGCGGTGTTGCGGTTCGCGGCCACCGAGGTGGTGCCGCGGCTGGCCGGCACGGCGTCCGAAATCGAGCAGGTGCTGCGGGCGTTGGACGGTCATTTCATCCCGTCCGGGCCTTCCGGTTCGCCGTTGCGGGGCCTGGTCAACGTGTTGCCCACCGGGCGCAACTTCTACTCCGTGGACCCCAAGGCGATCCCTTCGCGGCTGGCGTGGGAAGCCGGTGTGGCGCTGGCGGACTCGCTGCTGGAGCGCTACCGGACCGACCACGGGCAGTGGCCGCAGTCGGTGGGTCTGTCGGTGTGGGGCACCTCCGCCATGCGCACCGCCGGCGATGACATCGCCGAAGTGCTTGCGCTGCTGGGTGTTCGGCCGGTCTGGGATGACGCGTCGCGGCGGATCGTCGGCGTGATGCCGATCCCGCTGGACGAGCTCGGACGACCGCGGATCGACGTGACGGTGCGCATCTCCGGCTTCTTCCGGGACGCCTTCCCGCATCTGGTGACCATGCTCGACGACGCGGTGCGGCTGGTCGCCGAGCTCGACGAGCCCACCGGGCAGAACTACGTGCGCGCGCACGCCCAGGCCGACCTGGCCCAGCACGGCGACGTACGGCGTTCTACCACAAGGATTTTCGGCTCCAAGCCCGGCACCTACGGCGCCGGGCTGTTGCAGCTTATCGACAGCCGCAACTGGCGCGGCGACGCTGATCTCGCCGAGGTGTACACCGCCTGGGGCGGATTCGCCTACGGGCGCGGCCTGGACGGCCGCGAGGCGGTCGACGACATGAATCGCCAGTACCGGCGCATCGCGGTGGCCGCCAAGAACACCGATACCCGCGAGCACGATATCGCCGACTCCGACGACTACTTCCAATATCACGGCGGCATGGTGGCCACCGTGCGGGCACTCACCGGCCAGGCGCCCGCGGCTTACATCGGCGACAACACCAGGCCCGACGCGATTCGCACCCGCACGCTGTCCGAGGAGACCACCCGGGTGTTCCGCGCCCGCGTGGTCAACCCGCGTTGGATGGCCGCGATGCGCCGACACGGCTACAAGGGCGCCTTCGAAATGGCGGCAACCGTCGACTATCTCTTCGGATACGACGCCACCGCCGGGGTGATGGCCGACTGGATGTACGAACAACTCACCGAGCGTTACGTTTTAGACCCGGAGAACCGAAAGTTCATGGCTGAGTCGAATCCGTGGGCGCTGCACGGCATGGCCGAACGGCTGTTGGAGGCCGCGGGCCGTGGCATGTGGGCCGAGCCGGAACCGGGCACCCTGGACGGGCTGCGCCAGGCGCTGCTGGAAACCGAAGGCGACCTGGAGGGTTAG
- a CDS encoding SDR family oxidoreductase, protein MPDGDTMKPMSVSGQTIAVTGGARGIGLAIATAVQGLGAKVAIGDIDESAVREAGSRLGLEFSAALDVTDRRSFTDFLDSVENQLGPIDVLVNNAGVISVGSAVDEDDAVSRRVLEVNIWGVILGTKLGAQRMLARGRGHVINIGSVASVLPAAGLATYGATKHAVLGYTDTVRRENRGRGVHFSVIMPTLTNTEMIAGFGHSRGFKNAEPHDVAKAVVRVIARPRPRVFVPRSIGVAISAQRLMPRRVSEALAQALGTDRVCTTDLEADKRAAYARRTGTS, encoded by the coding sequence ATGCCCGACGGTGACACAATGAAACCCATGTCTGTGTCGGGACAAACCATCGCCGTCACCGGTGGGGCGCGCGGAATCGGCCTTGCCATCGCGACTGCCGTGCAGGGTTTGGGAGCGAAGGTCGCGATCGGCGACATCGACGAATCCGCCGTCCGGGAGGCCGGCAGCCGGTTGGGGCTCGAGTTCAGCGCCGCCTTGGATGTGACGGATCGCCGATCGTTCACCGACTTCCTCGACAGCGTCGAAAACCAACTCGGACCGATCGACGTATTGGTCAACAACGCCGGCGTCATCTCGGTCGGCAGCGCGGTCGACGAGGACGACGCGGTGTCGAGGCGGGTGCTCGAGGTCAACATCTGGGGCGTCATCCTGGGTACCAAGCTCGGCGCGCAGCGGATGTTGGCCCGCGGTCGCGGTCACGTGATCAACATCGGATCAGTAGCCAGCGTGCTACCGGCCGCGGGCCTGGCAACCTACGGCGCGACCAAACACGCCGTGCTCGGGTACACCGACACCGTTCGCCGGGAAAACCGTGGCCGCGGCGTGCACTTCTCGGTGATCATGCCGACGCTGACGAACACCGAGATGATCGCCGGTTTCGGCCATTCCAGGGGCTTCAAGAATGCCGAGCCGCACGACGTGGCCAAAGCGGTGGTCCGCGTGATCGCCAGACCGAGGCCCCGTGTTTTCGTTCCGCGTTCGATCGGCGTCGCCATCTCGGCACAGCGTCTCATGCCGCGACGCGTATCGGAGGCGCTCGCACAGGCACTGGGGACGGACCGCGTGTGTACCACCGACCTGGAAGCCGACAAGCGCGCGGCCTACGCGCGGCGCACCGGGACCTCCTGA